A single region of the Hippoglossus hippoglossus isolate fHipHip1 chromosome 17, fHipHip1.pri, whole genome shotgun sequence genome encodes:
- the LOC117778050 gene encoding mucin-5AC-like codes for MRLEINLVFVVLVLLLTGSSQTRGQSSAFPPVLPGSHTDTSASPDRVTADPGNEGPQWTRDPAGKDDTSTETITRAEGTVRSDNVTDAAFKTHLLSTSSAAATSAHTDAAVVMKAHTGAASSPAGTHSLSSTPTAQSPTPLHHVSTTEDRKPPATDPTATFSSQPAHTVQSMSSTTRSQPKSQPTGRPSTSAPVPVGPKHREAPSELNVGDEDLKGPRYHPSSPLDPLLAGLLSVFIVTTAIVFVVLFLKLRQRTNHPEFHRLQDLPMEDLMEDTPLSRYTY; via the exons ATGAGATTAGAAATAAACTTGGTGTTCGTCGTGTTGGTGCTGCTGCTTACCGGCTCATCGCAGACAAGAG GTCAGAGCAGTGCTTTTCCCCCTGTCCTCCCTGGGAGTCATACTGACACCTCAGCATCTCCTGACCGTGTGACAGCGGATCCTGGGAATGAGGGCCCGCAGTGGACACGTGATCCTGCAGGAAAGGATGACACCTCCACTGAAACCATCACCAGGGCTGAAGGAACAGTCAGATCAGATAATGTCACTGATGCAGCATTTAAAACCCACTTGTTGAGCACAagctctgcagctgcaacatCTGCACACACGGATGCAGCAGTGGTCATGAAGGCTCACACAGGTGCTGCCTCTTCTCCAG CTGGCACCCACAGCCTTTCATCCACACCGACGGCGCAGAGCCCCACCCCTCTGCATCACGTCTCAACCACTGAGGACAGGAAGCCCCCGGCCACAGATCCCACCGCCACCTTTTCATCTCAGCCAGCCCACACGGTGCAGAGTATGAGCTCCACCACCCGGTCACAGCCCAAATCACAGCCCACAGGCCGCCCTTCCACCTCAGCTCCAGTCCCTGTGGGGCCAAAACACCGGGAGGCCCCATCTGAACTTAACGTTGGAGATGAAG ACCTCAAGGGGCCCCGGTACCACCCAAGCTCCCCGTTAGACCCCCTGCTGGCTGGGCTGCTGTCGGTGTTCATCGTCACCACTGCCATCGTCTTTGTCGTCCTCTTCCTGAAGCTCCGCCAGCGGACAAACCACCCCGAGTTTCATCGGCTGCAGGATCTCCCCATG
- the LOC117778048 gene encoding importin-13-like, with amino-acid sequence MEPPDNPGESPVELTVELTVENVESALYQLYFDPDMERKNVAQKWLTQAQGSAQAWQFCWALLSPDKLPEVQFFGASTLHTKISRHWSDLPADQHETLRMQLLSHILHFSSGPKMVLTRLCVSLASMALNLIPQAWSHPVADMVRAFQPQKPTFEGGSGAEASQDPQAHCLALLELLTVLPEEFQCSRLAQARRTQLRGALAAEWAVVCPMLRQLLQSQDSSNQVKEKVLRCLSSWVALDVPLGESHELVQDCFAALSNPELFDTAVETIVNALSQPDCQRSTDALVNLMPLVLGLHDQLKTAAQGGDMETSHGICRIAVAMGETHSRVLLEQLDHWQEYLALVNMILYCTGIPGHYPVTETTSSLTLTFWYSLQDDILSFEEEKQAVYLQVYRPVYFQLVDVLLQKSHYPSQEEFTSWSSDDKEQFRIYRVDISDTLMYVYEMLGAELLSNLYDRLGRQLMDPQQSAIWQDTEALLFGFQSIAETIDVNYSDVIPGLIGLIPRINISNVMLADTVMYTIGSLAEWLADHPVMLGGILPMVLQGLVKAELSVSSVSTLKRICRECRHDLSPYAQDILSVSQDALIKEIHKSSQCMWLMQALGFLLSALPADEILARLHSLITPHIQRLDTLAQHEPDPTNKQSIVHILGMMSSLFTTLDINRQADDLEGTPSPRLTPSQSPVVVVLQQVFTLIQTILSKWLDDSEVVEAVCGVFDKSVRTLLHDFGPMVSQLSEMLGQIYSAYPQASALDLARQMVHIFAGDEHHSSNIRGLSEVLTTATLSIFQQGPRDHPDIAESFMHLHAQILKRKPDLYLSDQLDKKALFYCGILSLKFPETPTVKAASLFFTELLPRCKDMPCLGEVLQRDGKLLTETILQAVGGGSPRSLTEHFSEVLLSLNRHCPALLSQWLKDTLQSPGFPSAQVSTEQKHTFTQQLLREQTNKRRVKEIVKEFSLLCRGLQGSGYSDY; translated from the exons ATGGAGCCTCCGGACAACCCGGGAGAGAGCCCCGTGGAGTTAACGGTGGAGTTAACGGTGGAGAATGTGGAATCG GCTCTCTACCAGCTTTACTTTGATCCGGACATGGAGCGTAAGAACGTGGCCCAGAAGTGGCTGACCCAGGCCCAGGGCTCCGCACAGGCCTGGCAGTTCTGCTGGGCCCTGCTCAGCCCGGACAAg CTCCCAGAGGTTCAGTTTTTTGGAGCCAGCACCCTCCACACCAAGATCTCCCGCCACTGGAGCGACCTCCCCGCTGACCAGCATGAGACCCTCAGGATGCAGCTCCTCTCCCACATCTTGCACTTCTCCTCGGGGCCCAAAATGGTGCTGACTCGCCTGTGTGTCTCCCTGGCTTCCATGGCTCTTAATTTAATCCCCCAGGCTTGGTCTCATCCGGTGGCAGACATGGTGAGGGCATTCCAGCCACAGAAACCCACTTTTGAAGGTGGCTCTGGTGCCGAGGCCTCTCAGGACCCCCAGGCCCACTGCCTGGCACTGCTGGAGCTCCTCACCGTGCTTCCTGAGGAGTTCCAGTGCAGCCGGCTGGCTCAGGCTCGCCGCACGCAGCTGAGAGGGGCCCTGGCTGCGGAGTGGGCGGTGGTGTGTCCCATGCTGcgtcagctcctccagagccagGACTCCTCCAACCAGGTGAAGGAGAAGGTGCTGCGCTGCCTGTCCAGCTGGGTGGCGCTGGACGTGCCGTTGGGGGAGAGTCATGAGCTGGTGCAGGACTGTTTCGCCGCGCTGTCCAATCCCGAGCTGTTTGACACGGCTGTGGAGACGATAGTTAACGCCCTGTCACAGCCTGACTGCCAGAG GTCTACTGACGCTCTGGTGAACCTGATGCCTCTGGTGCTGGGTCTTCATGACCAGCTGAAGACTGCGGCTCAGGGCGGAGACATGGAAACCTCACATGGTATCTGTCGTATCGCTGTTGCCATGGGAGAAACACACTCCAG GGTTTTATTGGAACAGTTGGATCACTGGCAGGAGTATCTGGCTCTGGTCAACATGATTCTGTACTGCACCGGTATCCCTGGTCATTACCCCGTCACTGAGACCACCAGCTCCCTCACGCTCACCTTCTGGTACTCTCTGCAG GATGACATATTGTCGTtcgaggaggagaaacaggcaGTTTATCTCCAGGTTTACAGACCAGTTTACTTCCAGCTTGTGGATGTGCTGCTACAAAAATCCCACTATCCCTCGCAGGAGGAATTCACCTCCTGGTCGTCTGATGACAAGGAGCAGTTCAGAATCTACAG GGTGGACATCTCTGACACTCTGATGTACGTCTATGAAATGTTGGGGGCCGAGCTGCTCAGTAACCTCTACGACAGGCTGGGCAGGCAGCTGATGGACCCACAGCAGTCTGCAATATGGCAG GACACGGAGGCCCTGTTGTTTGGCTTCCAGTCCATAGCTGAGACCATAGATGTGAACTACTCTGATGTTATCCCGGGTCTTATCGGTCTGATTCCCAGAATCAACATCAGCAACGTCATGCTGGCCGACACTGTCATGTACACCATTG GATCCCTGGCTGAGTGGCTGGCCGACCACCCGGTGATGCTGGGCGGCATATTACCCATGGTGCTCCAGGGTCTTGTGAAGGCGGAGCTGTCTGTGTCCAGTGTGTCTACTCTGAAGAGGATCTGCAGAGAGTGCAGACATGACCTCAGCCCCTACGCTCAGGACATCCTGTCCGTGTCACAG GATGCACTGATTAAAGAAATCCATAAG agCAGCCAGTGCATGTGGCTGATGCAGGCCCTGGGTTTCCTGCTGTCGGCCCTGCCAGCAGACGAGATCCTGGCCAGACTTCACTCTCTCATCACCCCTCACATCCAGCGGCTGGACACACTGGCCCAGCACGAG CCTGATCCCACTAATAAACAGTCCATTGTGCACATCCTGGGGATGATGTCCAGTCTCTTCACCACTCTGGACATCAACAGACAAGCAGATGACTTAGAAGGAACCCCCAGTCCCAGACTCACACCCTCACAGAGCCCG GTTGTGGTTGTGCTTCAACAAGTGTTCACACTGATCCAGACCATCCTCAGCAAGTGGCTTGATGACTCAGAGGTGGTAGAG GCGGTGTGTGGCGTCTTTGATAAATCCGTTCGAACCCTCCTACATGATTTCGGGCCCATGGTGTCTCAGCTGAGCGAGATGCTGGGGCAGATCTACAGCGCCTACCCACAAGCCTCTGCACTGGACCTGGCACGGCAG ATGGTTCACATATTTGCAGGAGACGAACATCACAGCTCTAACATCAGAGGCCTCAGTGAAGTCTTGACTACAGCTACGCTCTCGATATTTCAACAAG GTCCACGGGATCATCCGGATATAGCAGAATCATTTATGCACCTTCATGCTCAG ATTCTTAAAAGAAAACCTGATTTGTACCTGTCTGATCAGCTGgataaaaaagctctgttttacTGTG GGATTTTATCACTCAAGTTTCCAGAGACGCCCACAGTAAAAGCTGCCAGTCTATTCTTT ACAGAGCTGCTGCCTCGCTGTAAAGACATGCCATGTCTTGGTGAAGTGTTGCAGAGGGATGGAAAGCTCCTGACAGAGACCATACTCCAG GCGGTCGGTGGCGGCTCTCCTCGCAGCCTGACGGAGCATTTCTCCGAGGTGCTGCTGAGTCTGAACAGACACTGTCCTGCTCTGTTGTCCCAGTGGCTGAAAGACACGCTGCAGAGCCCAGGATTCCCCTCGGCTCAGGTCTccacagaacagaaacacacctTCACTCAGCAGCTCCTCAG GGAGCAAACCAACAAGCGTCGTGTGAAGGAGATAGTGAAGGagttctctctgctctgtcggGGCCTGCAGGGCTCTGGATACTCTGATTACTAG